A genomic window from Flintibacter sp. KGMB00164 includes:
- a CDS encoding DUF2812 domain-containing protein — protein MARKTHQIKKWLPCPLWDFAGLQDWLNEQAQAGYALEKWPGFWFIGRVIFRKDPSAVHARYCLDPIQEHFGIAKLREQEAGYRELGWHYVDKIQNYYAIYRCDDPRVPDLYTDLESLSWAMKKQVRIACLRLLFWLVWAAVLFQDEWPRLLHEREAVVMELILHSDVLIPLYAILLILILNALFHGINTLRGVRRIRARLRRGEQPIPRPRRYPEPLHNLVDWSLLGALVLYLGCLGLSGTMRTKTLSGPEEWAFPHVTLEEVLPAGATFQDYVHQGVLSSDTFDRSWLAPEQYDVAQGGMVRVGDAVQQETRLYQESVRTLTPSLAQAVYRGRVASQHRSLELYRLNWEKNAPYLHPNLPNAYGEFQEEALSYPGLDGLTRFTYRNLDQSAANTVYIGWEDNRVFVLRCSGAVDSEAALDLLVQRLAQD, from the coding sequence ATGGCGCGTAAGACACATCAGATCAAAAAATGGCTTCCCTGTCCCCTGTGGGATTTTGCCGGACTTCAGGACTGGCTCAACGAGCAGGCCCAGGCGGGCTATGCTCTGGAAAAGTGGCCGGGGTTCTGGTTCATCGGCAGGGTGATCTTCCGGAAGGACCCGTCGGCTGTCCACGCCCGCTACTGTCTGGACCCCATCCAGGAGCATTTCGGCATCGCAAAACTGCGGGAACAGGAGGCCGGCTACCGGGAACTGGGGTGGCACTATGTGGACAAAATCCAGAATTATTACGCCATTTACCGCTGCGATGATCCCCGGGTTCCGGACCTCTACACCGATCTGGAGAGCCTGTCCTGGGCCATGAAAAAGCAGGTGCGGATAGCCTGTCTGCGTCTGTTGTTCTGGCTGGTGTGGGCTGCGGTGCTGTTTCAGGACGAGTGGCCCCGGCTGCTGCATGAGCGGGAGGCCGTGGTCATGGAACTGATTCTCCACTCGGACGTGCTGATCCCCCTCTATGCTATCCTGTTGATTCTAATCCTCAACGCTCTGTTTCATGGGATCAACACCCTGCGGGGCGTGCGTCGGATTCGGGCCCGCCTGCGCCGGGGCGAGCAGCCCATTCCCCGCCCACGCCGCTACCCGGAACCTCTCCACAACTTGGTGGACTGGTCTCTTTTAGGCGCTCTGGTTCTTTATCTGGGCTGTTTGGGTCTGTCGGGTACCATGCGCACGAAAACCCTCTCTGGACCGGAGGAATGGGCCTTCCCTCACGTTACCCTGGAGGAGGTCCTCCCTGCCGGGGCCACGTTCCAAGACTATGTTCACCAGGGGGTTCTCTCCTCCGACACCTTCGACCGCTCGTGGCTGGCCCCCGAGCAGTACGACGTGGCCCAGGGCGGTATGGTGCGGGTGGGAGATGCCGTCCAGCAGGAGACCCGGCTCTACCAGGAGTCGGTGCGCACCCTCACTCCCTCTCTGGCTCAGGCGGTATACCGGGGCCGGGTGGCTTCCCAACACCGCTCTCTGGAGCTCTATCGTCTCAACTGGGAGAAAAACGCGCCCTACCTCCACCCCAATCTTCCAAACGCCTATGGCGAGTTCCAGGAAGAAGCCCTGTCCTATCCCGGCCTGGACGGTCTGACCCGCTTTACCTACCGGAATCTGGACCAATCTGCTGCCAACACCGTTTACATCGGCTGGGAAGACAATCGGGTATTTGTGCTCCGCTGCTCCGGCGCGGTGGACAGCGAGGCTGCTCTGGATCTGCTGGTCCAGCGTCTGGCGCAGGATTGA
- a CDS encoding sigma-E processing peptidase SpoIIGA gives MDGVDKQGEEGEVMTVIYVDTLFLLNALVDYLLLLCAARLAGEPLKRLRFALGAVLGGGYAVAIFLPGLGFLERPACRLAAAVLMVLAAFWGSRRLGRQVLIFFALSCAFAGGVLAISMLGGQGLSLNRGVIYSGMDLKIVLLSAAGCYAVLSLLFQKAVRHTSFTGELKAVRLELGERTVELTALTDTGNTLTDPVTGQGVMVAEGERLLPLFAVSQRPSVQELRDPAGALERLTGAGGHFRLLPYRAVGVDRGLLLAVRVDRAVVDGEDRGAMVVALSPTPVSDGGGYGALLGEC, from the coding sequence ATGGACGGTGTTGACAAGCAGGGGGAGGAGGGAGAGGTCATGACCGTTATTTATGTAGACACCCTGTTTCTGCTCAACGCCCTGGTGGACTACCTGCTGCTGCTGTGTGCTGCCCGGCTGGCAGGGGAACCCTTGAAGCGTCTGCGCTTTGCCCTGGGAGCAGTGCTGGGGGGAGGTTATGCGGTGGCCATCTTCCTGCCGGGACTGGGGTTTCTGGAGCGGCCGGCCTGCCGGTTGGCGGCGGCGGTGCTGATGGTGCTGGCCGCCTTTTGGGGCAGCCGGCGGCTGGGGCGGCAGGTGCTGATTTTTTTTGCCCTGTCCTGCGCCTTTGCCGGAGGGGTGCTGGCCATCTCCATGCTGGGCGGCCAGGGGCTGAGCCTGAACCGGGGAGTTATCTACTCGGGGATGGATCTGAAGATCGTGCTGCTGTCGGCAGCAGGGTGCTACGCGGTGCTGTCGCTGCTGTTCCAAAAGGCTGTAAGGCATACTAGCTTTACGGGAGAATTGAAGGCGGTGCGTCTGGAACTGGGGGAGCGGACGGTGGAACTCACCGCCCTGACCGACACAGGCAATACCCTCACGGACCCGGTGACCGGCCAAGGGGTGATGGTGGCCGAGGGAGAGCGGCTGCTGCCCCTGTTTGCTGTCTCACAGCGCCCCAGTGTCCAGGAGCTGCGGGACCCGGCTGGAGCGCTGGAGCGGTTGACCGGAGCGGGAGGCCACTTCCGCCTGCTGCCCTACCGCGCCGTGGGGGTGGACCGGGGGCTGCTGCTGGCGGTGCGGGTGGACCGGGCCGTGGTGGACGGAGAGGACCGAGGGGCCATGGTGGTGGCCTTATCTCCCACCCCTGTATCCGATGGGGGCGGCTATGGAGCCCTGCTGGGGGAATGCTGA
- the sigE gene encoding RNA polymerase sporulation sigma factor SigE, translating into MDMKNGWKARVLALLERLGLWSPGKVMYIGGSDTLPTPLSREEEGELMERLQQGDQRARQTLIEHNLRLVVYIARRFENTGINIEDLISIGTIGLIKAVGTYQPARSIKLATYASRCIENEILMYLRKTSSQKTELSFDEPLNTDWDGNELLLSDILGTDGDLVMRPIEADVDRQLLRQALEKLDERERTIITLRFGLGGGEEQTQKEVADRMGISQSYISRLEKRIIQRLKKEMLRLM; encoded by the coding sequence ATGGATATGAAAAACGGATGGAAAGCGCGGGTTTTGGCCCTGCTGGAACGGTTGGGGCTTTGGTCGCCGGGAAAGGTGATGTACATCGGGGGCAGCGACACGCTCCCCACCCCGCTGAGCCGGGAGGAAGAGGGGGAGCTGATGGAGCGGCTCCAACAGGGGGACCAGCGGGCCCGGCAGACGCTCATTGAGCACAACCTGCGCCTGGTGGTCTACATCGCCCGGCGGTTTGAAAATACGGGCATCAACATTGAGGATCTGATTTCCATCGGAACCATTGGCCTCATCAAGGCGGTGGGCACCTACCAGCCCGCCCGGAGCATCAAACTGGCCACCTATGCCTCCCGGTGTATCGAAAATGAAATCCTCATGTATCTGCGCAAGACCTCCAGCCAGAAGACGGAGCTCTCCTTTGATGAGCCGCTGAACACCGACTGGGACGGCAATGAGCTGCTGCTCAGCGATATCCTGGGCACCGACGGAGACCTGGTCATGCGGCCCATCGAGGCCGATGTGGACCGCCAGCTTCTCCGTCAGGCCCTGGAGAAGCTGGACGAGCGGGAGCGCACCATTATTACGCTGCGCTTTGGCCTGGGAGGAGGGGAGGAGCAGACTCAGAAAGAGGTGGCCGACCGGATGGGCATCTCTCAGTCCTATATCTCCCGGCTGGAGAAGCGGATCATCCAGCGGCTGAAGAAGGAGATGCTGCGTCTGATGTAA
- a CDS encoding PadR family transcriptional regulator, producing the protein MGGKSRGPLTEPMFYVLMAFLHGEMCGIDVAAFVEKKTRGRVKLGPGTLYTLLNKFQDETLIEEIEVEGRKRTYRLTAKGREAYAEELERLRACLRDAEEEEVL; encoded by the coding sequence ATGGGAGGCAAGAGCCGCGGCCCGCTCACCGAGCCTATGTTTTACGTGCTTATGGCCTTTCTCCACGGGGAGATGTGCGGCATCGACGTGGCCGCCTTTGTGGAAAAAAAGACCCGGGGACGAGTAAAGCTGGGACCGGGAACCTTGTACACCCTGCTGAATAAATTTCAGGATGAAACACTGATTGAAGAGATCGAAGTGGAGGGCCGCAAACGCACCTACCGCCTCACCGCCAAGGGCCGGGAGGCCTATGCGGAGGAGCTGGAGCGGCTGCGGGCCTGCCTGAGGGATGCGGAGGAGGAAGAGGTCCTGTGA